The Oxalobacteraceae bacterium OTU3CINTB1 genome includes a window with the following:
- a CDS encoding glycine C-acetyltransferase — MSDQAKSTFFSSLQQNLDQLRDQGLYKPERVLASRQGSEVVAQDGRTLINMCANNYLGLSGEEWVAKASIEATEKYGYGLSSVRFICGTQTVHKQLEQAISKFLGTEDTILYAAAFDANGGVFEPLFDENDAIISDALNHASIIDGIRLCKAARFRYAHNDMADLEAQLQAAADKRHKVIVTDGVFSMDGTIAQLDKICDLADKYGALVMIDECHASGFMGATGRGTHEHHNVMGRVDIITGTLGKALGGAMGGFTSARKEVIDMLRQKSRPYLFSNTLAPSIAGASLAVLERLSQSTELRDRLHENTAYFRKEIERIGFTIKPGTHPVVPVMLFDAPVAQKFAARMYELGVLLSGFFYPVVPMGQARVRVQLSAAHTREQLDTVLKAFEQAGTELGLLKK, encoded by the coding sequence ATGAGCGACCAAGCAAAAAGCACCTTCTTCAGCAGCCTGCAGCAAAACCTGGATCAATTGCGCGATCAGGGCCTGTACAAGCCGGAGCGCGTGCTCGCTTCGCGCCAGGGTTCCGAAGTGGTCGCCCAGGATGGCCGTACGCTGATCAATATGTGCGCCAACAACTACCTCGGCCTGTCCGGCGAGGAGTGGGTCGCCAAGGCATCGATCGAGGCGACCGAAAAATACGGCTATGGCCTGTCGTCGGTGCGTTTCATCTGCGGGACGCAGACCGTGCACAAGCAACTGGAGCAGGCGATCTCCAAATTCCTCGGCACCGAGGACACGATCCTGTACGCGGCAGCCTTCGACGCCAACGGCGGCGTGTTCGAGCCGCTGTTCGACGAGAACGACGCCATCATCTCCGACGCGTTGAACCACGCCTCCATCATCGACGGCATCCGCCTGTGCAAAGCCGCGCGCTTCCGCTACGCCCACAACGATATGGCCGACCTGGAAGCGCAGTTGCAAGCGGCCGCCGACAAGCGCCATAAAGTCATCGTGACCGACGGCGTGTTCTCGATGGACGGCACCATCGCCCAGCTGGACAAGATCTGCGATCTGGCCGACAAATACGGCGCGCTGGTGATGATCGACGAGTGCCACGCCTCCGGCTTCATGGGCGCGACCGGCCGCGGCACCCACGAGCACCACAACGTCATGGGCCGCGTCGACATCATCACGGGTACCCTGGGCAAGGCCCTGGGCGGCGCGATGGGCGGCTTCACGTCCGCGCGCAAGGAGGTGATCGACATGCTGCGCCAGAAATCGCGTCCTTACCTGTTCTCCAACACGCTGGCGCCATCGATCGCCGGCGCCTCGCTGGCGGTGCTGGAGCGGCTGTCGCAGTCGACCGAACTGCGCGACCGCCTGCACGAGAACACCGCCTACTTCCGCAAGGAGATCGAGCGTATCGGCTTCACTATCAAGCCGGGTACGCACCCTGTGGTTCCTGTCATGTTGTTCGATGCGCCCGTCGCCCAGAAATTCGCGGCACGAATGTATGAGCTGGGCGTTCTGCTCAGCGGCTTCTTCTACCCGGTGGTCCCGATGGGCCAGGCGCGCGTGCGTGTCCAATTGTCTGCCGCGCATACCCGCGAGCAGCTGGACACCGTGCTCAAAGCATTCGAACAGGCGGGCACGGAGCTTGGCCTGCTTAAAAAATAA
- a CDS encoding XRE family transcriptional regulator translates to MKTPVSTNAPPEVGAALQRLRLARGLTLEDLSRIAGVSKSMLSQIEREKANPTIAITWRLSNALGVQIGELLATAEKESETIRVLDAHETPTLPGNHAGYVLRILGPMELAGKYEWYELTLSPGGELASQGHDPGAQEHVTLLHGSVEVEVGNTKKKVKLGGTARYPGDQQHTIRNVGKTEAKALLVVIHR, encoded by the coding sequence ATGAAAACACCTGTTTCGACGAACGCACCACCCGAGGTCGGCGCCGCCCTGCAACGTCTGCGCCTCGCGCGCGGCCTCACTTTGGAAGACCTGTCTCGCATCGCGGGGGTCTCCAAGTCGATGCTGTCGCAGATCGAGCGCGAGAAGGCCAATCCGACCATCGCCATCACGTGGCGGCTATCGAACGCGCTGGGGGTGCAGATCGGCGAACTGCTGGCGACGGCGGAGAAGGAATCCGAGACCATCCGCGTGCTCGACGCACACGAGACCCCCACGCTGCCCGGCAACCATGCCGGCTACGTGCTGCGCATCCTCGGGCCGATGGAGCTGGCGGGTAAGTATGAATGGTATGAGCTGACCTTGTCGCCAGGTGGGGAGCTGGCGTCGCAAGGGCACGATCCCGGGGCGCAGGAGCATGTCACGCTGCTGCATGGATCGGTCGAAGTGGAAGTGGGTAACACCAAGAAAAAGGTCAAGCTGGGCGGCACCGCGCGCTACCCGGGCGACCAGCAGCACACCATACGCAACGTCGGCAAGACCGAGGCGAAGGCGTTATTGGTTGTTATACACCGCTGA
- a CDS encoding DUF5694 domain-containing protein, protein MHRLFTTVLIAAACHAPVFAADTAPPFAPGAHKLKNGRPNEVMVLGSPHLSQMPKTVDMTRFALLTDRLMEWKPQAVAIESLSGMQCAYLRSYPQRYADSVKTYCWDPAPANAATGVNVPEANAQAERLLLAWPAAPSSAQRRKLAALFLAGGERASALVQWLRLPDAERHAGDGLPESLVPMLNGLSERRDESYRIAAVVAARSGLERVWAMDDHTADGPTEDEKAAGEAISKAWDNPYTAARGKQSDQLESRLNTPGDILTMYRAYNDAAYPEQAFRSDFGAALEEPSPRHYGRGYVAYWETRNLRMASNIRDAMSTRPGVRMLVVVGASHKAYLEAYLDQMHDVRIVTTDRVLRAE, encoded by the coding sequence ATGCACCGTCTATTCACGACCGTATTGATCGCCGCCGCCTGCCATGCCCCGGTCTTCGCCGCCGACACCGCGCCGCCGTTCGCGCCGGGTGCCCACAAGCTGAAAAACGGTCGGCCCAACGAGGTGATGGTGCTTGGCTCGCCGCACCTGTCCCAGATGCCCAAGACCGTCGACATGACCAGGTTCGCATTATTGACAGACAGGCTGATGGAATGGAAACCGCAAGCCGTCGCCATCGAATCGCTGTCCGGCATGCAGTGCGCGTATCTGCGCAGCTATCCGCAACGCTATGCCGATTCGGTCAAGACCTATTGTTGGGACCCGGCGCCCGCCAACGCCGCAACCGGCGTCAATGTGCCGGAAGCGAATGCCCAAGCCGAACGTCTGCTGTTGGCATGGCCGGCGGCGCCGTCGTCGGCGCAGCGGCGCAAGCTGGCCGCCTTGTTCCTCGCGGGCGGCGAGCGGGCCTCCGCCCTGGTACAGTGGTTGCGTCTTCCGGACGCGGAGCGCCATGCCGGCGACGGCCTGCCGGAAAGCCTGGTGCCGATGTTGAATGGGCTGTCGGAACGGCGCGATGAGAGCTATCGGATCGCCGCCGTGGTGGCCGCGCGCAGCGGGCTGGAACGCGTCTGGGCGATGGACGACCACACGGCGGATGGTCCGACTGAAGATGAAAAAGCCGCCGGCGAGGCGATTTCCAAGGCGTGGGACAACCCCTATACCGCCGCCCGTGGAAAGCAATCGGATCAACTTGAAAGCCGACTCAATACCCCCGGGGATATATTGACCATGTATCGCGCCTATAACGACGCCGCTTACCCGGAGCAGGCCTTCCGCAGCGACTTCGGCGCGGCGCTGGAGGAACCCTCACCGCGGCACTATGGGCGCGGCTACGTCGCCTACTGGGAGACGCGCAATCTGCGGATGGCCTCCAACATCCGCGACGCGATGAGCACGCGCCCCGGCGTTCGCATGCTGGTGGTGGTCGGCGCCTCCCACAAAGCGTATCTGGAAGCTTACCTCGACCAGATGCACGACGTCCGCATCGTCACCACGGACCGGGTGCTGCGCGCCGAATAA
- a CDS encoding prolyl oligopeptidase family serine peptidase encodes MKQLKRAALAAAVLLAQGAMAQTCATTGAALTYPTTRTVDQTDDYHGVKVADPYRWLEDANSADTKDWVDAQNKLTQGYLSQIPGREAIKTRLTKLWNFERFSVPFKEGGRYFYSRNDGLQNQSVLYTMKTLADVPRLLLDPNKLAADGTVALAGLAVSPNGKYLAYSTAASGSDWNEIKVRDIDSGKDVEDHIKWVKFSNTAWLHDGSGFFYSRYDEPKEATKLADVNYFQKLYFHKLGTPQSADTLVYDRPDHKDWGFSADVTQDGRYLIITASQGTENKNRVFYKDLSRKDSKVVGLLEDFDAVYNFVGNDGPVFWFHTERNAPRGRIVSIDTRKPAVLNWKQIVPESSNTLVSASVVNNQLLVDYLSDAHSLVKVFDLKGKPLHDIELPGLGTAGGFSGKRVDTETFYSYTSFTTPTTIYRYDLKANKSSVYRQPKVDFDPAGFETRQEFFTSRDGTKVPMFIVAKKGLKLDGSNPTYLYGYGGFNVSLTPSFSVANLAWLEMGGVYVMANLRGGGEYGESWHEAGTKLQKQNVFDDFIGAAEWLIAHKVTSPAKLAIGGGSNGGLLVGAAMTQRPELFAAAIPQVGVLDMLRFHKFTIGWAWTSDYGSSDNAEEFKALVKYSPLHNLKKGTCYPATMITTADHDDRVVPAHSFKFAATAQADQAGAAPILIRIDTKAGHGAGKPTTKQIEEVADRWGFLSRALQMDGATPAVQTTAGPATAAVKAAGSQ; translated from the coding sequence ATGAAGCAATTGAAACGCGCCGCACTGGCGGCCGCCGTCCTGCTGGCACAAGGTGCCATGGCGCAGACCTGCGCCACCACCGGCGCCGCGCTGACCTACCCGACCACCCGTACGGTCGACCAGACCGACGATTACCACGGCGTTAAAGTGGCCGATCCGTATCGCTGGCTGGAGGACGCCAACAGCGCCGACACCAAGGATTGGGTCGACGCCCAGAACAAGCTCACGCAAGGCTACCTGTCGCAGATCCCAGGCCGCGAGGCGATCAAGACGCGCCTGACCAAGCTGTGGAACTTCGAGCGTTTCAGCGTCCCGTTCAAGGAAGGCGGACGCTATTTTTATAGCCGCAACGACGGCCTGCAAAACCAGTCGGTGCTCTACACGATGAAAACGCTGGCCGACGTGCCGCGCCTGCTGCTCGATCCGAACAAGCTGGCCGCCGACGGCACCGTGGCCCTGGCCGGACTGGCCGTGAGCCCGAACGGCAAATACCTCGCCTACAGCACCGCCGCATCGGGCTCCGACTGGAACGAGATCAAGGTGCGCGACATCGACAGCGGCAAGGACGTCGAAGACCATATCAAGTGGGTCAAGTTCTCCAACACCGCGTGGCTGCACGACGGTTCCGGTTTCTTCTACAGCCGCTACGACGAGCCCAAGGAAGCGACCAAACTCGCCGACGTGAACTACTTCCAGAAGCTGTACTTCCACAAACTGGGCACGCCGCAAAGCGCCGACACGCTGGTCTACGACCGCCCGGACCACAAGGACTGGGGCTTTAGCGCCGACGTGACCCAGGATGGCCGCTATCTGATCATCACGGCGTCGCAAGGCACCGAGAACAAGAACCGGGTGTTCTACAAGGACTTGAGCCGCAAGGATTCCAAGGTCGTCGGCTTGCTGGAGGATTTCGACGCCGTCTACAACTTCGTCGGCAACGACGGGCCGGTGTTCTGGTTCCACACCGAGCGCAACGCGCCACGCGGCCGCATCGTCAGCATCGACACGCGCAAGCCGGCGGTGCTGAACTGGAAGCAGATCGTGCCGGAAAGCTCCAACACGCTGGTGTCGGCGTCCGTCGTCAACAACCAGCTGCTGGTGGACTACCTGAGCGATGCGCATAGCCTGGTGAAGGTGTTCGACCTGAAAGGCAAACCGCTGCACGATATCGAACTGCCGGGCCTGGGCACCGCCGGCGGCTTTAGCGGCAAACGCGTCGACACCGAGACCTTCTACTCGTACACCAGCTTCACCACGCCCACGACGATCTACCGCTATGACCTGAAGGCCAACAAGAGCAGCGTGTACCGCCAGCCGAAGGTGGACTTCGATCCGGCCGGCTTCGAGACGCGCCAGGAGTTCTTCACCAGCCGTGACGGCACCAAGGTGCCGATGTTCATCGTCGCCAAAAAGGGTTTGAAGCTCGATGGCAGCAATCCGACCTACCTGTATGGCTACGGCGGCTTCAATGTCTCGCTGACGCCGTCGTTCTCGGTCGCCAACCTGGCGTGGCTGGAGATGGGCGGCGTCTACGTCATGGCCAATCTGCGCGGCGGCGGCGAGTATGGCGAATCGTGGCACGAGGCGGGCACCAAGCTGCAAAAGCAGAACGTGTTCGACGACTTTATCGGCGCGGCCGAATGGCTGATCGCGCACAAGGTGACGTCGCCGGCCAAGCTGGCGATCGGCGGCGGCAGCAACGGCGGCCTGCTGGTCGGCGCGGCGATGACGCAGCGCCCGGAGTTGTTCGCCGCCGCGATCCCGCAGGTGGGCGTGCTCGATATGCTGCGCTTCCACAAATTCACCATCGGCTGGGCGTGGACATCGGACTACGGCTCTTCCGACAACGCCGAGGAGTTCAAGGCGCTGGTCAAGTATTCGCCGCTGCACAACCTGAAAAAGGGCACCTGCTATCCGGCGACGATGATCACCACCGCCGACCATGACGACCGCGTGGTGCCGGCGCACAGCTTCAAGTTCGCCGCCACCGCGCAGGCCGACCAGGCCGGTGCTGCGCCGATCCTGATCCGGATCGACACCAAGGCCGGCCACGGCGCCGGCAAGCCGACCACCAAGCAGATCGAGGAAGTGGCGGATCGCTGGGGCTTCCTGAGCCGCGCGCTGCAAATGGATGGCGCGACGCCGGCGGTGCAAACCACCGCAGGGCCGGCGACGGCGGCTGTCAAGGCGGCGGGCTCGCAATGA
- a CDS encoding ammonium transporter — protein MGLHKDGADALFILLGAIMILAMHAGFAFLELGTVRKKNQVNALVKILVDFAVSTIAYFFVGYSIAYGVNFFSSADVLAAKNGYELVKFFFLLTFAAAIPAIISGGIAERARFHPQLIATALLVGFVYPFFEGIVWNRRFGIQEWLLQAFGAEFHDFAGSVVVHAVGGWIALPAVLLLGARRGRYMKNGAIAAHPPSSIPFLALGAWILTVGWFGFNVMSAQSLDKMNGLVAVNSLMAMVGGTLVALLMGKNDPGFAYNGPLAGLVAVCAGSDLMHPMGALVTGGIAGAIFVWMFTLAQNKWKIDDVLGVWPLHGLCGAWGGIAAGIFGLKALGGMGGVSFAAQLAGTVLGVVIALAGGFAIYGVLKVTMGLRLDPEDEFQGADLAIHRISSTPERESNW, from the coding sequence ATGGGATTACACAAAGACGGCGCCGATGCATTGTTCATTTTGCTAGGCGCCATCATGATTTTGGCGATGCACGCCGGCTTCGCGTTCCTGGAGTTGGGCACCGTGCGCAAGAAGAACCAGGTCAACGCGCTGGTGAAGATCCTGGTGGATTTCGCGGTGTCGACCATCGCTTACTTCTTCGTCGGTTACAGCATCGCCTACGGCGTCAATTTCTTCTCCTCGGCCGACGTGCTGGCGGCCAAAAACGGCTATGAGCTGGTCAAGTTCTTCTTCCTGCTGACGTTCGCGGCGGCCATCCCGGCCATCATCTCGGGCGGCATCGCCGAGCGCGCGCGCTTCCATCCGCAGTTGATCGCCACCGCGCTGCTGGTCGGCTTCGTGTATCCGTTCTTTGAGGGAATCGTCTGGAACCGCCGCTTCGGCATCCAGGAGTGGCTGCTGCAGGCCTTCGGCGCCGAGTTCCACGATTTCGCCGGTTCGGTGGTGGTGCATGCCGTGGGCGGATGGATCGCGCTGCCGGCAGTGCTTTTACTTGGCGCGCGGCGCGGGCGCTATATGAAGAACGGCGCGATCGCCGCGCATCCGCCGTCGTCGATTCCGTTCCTGGCGCTGGGCGCGTGGATTCTGACGGTGGGCTGGTTTGGCTTCAACGTCATGAGCGCCCAGTCGCTGGACAAGATGAATGGCCTGGTGGCGGTCAATTCGCTGATGGCGATGGTCGGCGGTACGCTGGTCGCGCTGCTGATGGGGAAAAACGATCCCGGCTTCGCTTATAACGGGCCGCTGGCCGGACTGGTGGCGGTGTGTGCGGGATCGGACCTGATGCATCCGATGGGCGCTCTGGTGACGGGCGGTATCGCCGGCGCCATCTTCGTCTGGATGTTCACGCTCGCACAAAACAAGTGGAAGATCGACGATGTGCTGGGCGTTTGGCCGCTGCATGGCCTGTGCGGCGCCTGGGGCGGGATCGCCGCAGGTATCTTCGGGTTGAAGGCGCTGGGCGGGATGGGCGGTGTGTCGTTCGCCGCGCAGTTGGCGGGGACGGTGTTGGGCGTGGTGATCGCGCTGGCGGGCGGCTTCGCCATCTATGGCGTGTTGAAAGTCACGATGGGCTTGCGCCTCGATCCCGAGGACGAGTTCCAGGGCGCCGATCTGGCAATCCACCGCATCAGCTCCACGCCGGAGCGGGAGTCGAACTGGTAG
- a CDS encoding zinc-dependent metalloprotease: MLGAAPVAPALAQSNNSGGASASAKSVADVTRGLQSQPGFIDVWRDAAKGRVLLSVASLEQPFLLLSSLPYALGSNDVGLDRGQAGDMRMVRFEKHGAKLFLVQDNTAYIAASADKDERAAVKESFASAVLWSGEILASDGGAHLVDFSSFLLADRHGIAARLAAAKQGAYQVDAARSAVLAEQAKAFPDNVELESLLTFAGPGQAEYVRQVAADPVSLSMRQRISMVRLPKIDGQAGWRPRSYHPFSGGFDVNYYDFATPLASSIDVHWQVRHRLEKTDPSAAVSTVKKPIVYYVDRGAPEPVRSALLQGASWWASAFEKAGFKDAYRVELLPEGVDAMDIRYNVIHWVHRATRGWSYGNALADPRTGEIIRGAVTLGSQRVRQDILIAESLLAPYGKNAPADKHKLAEEMALARLRQLSAHEVGHTLGFAHNFAASRSGNGNGSVMDYPHPILKLNAQGEVDLADAYGVGVGPWDDYIVKYVYGDFGGGAQEQAALAKLRGDAKAAGLLYSSDQDDRTPGASHPDGLLWDFGPDTIKTWDQLGAVRQRALQTFSVDVLPDARQIGELEARLVPVYLLQRYQGEAVARLIGGGDFDYTTSGDVKAGIGKAGVKVTPANVQRQALNRLADSLRAEYLALPANVLDVLTPPAMGHDRGREYFATRMGSVFDAFSIAEAGAAQTAGFLLDPGRVNRLSWQHARDAQQPGVQEVLSLLLQKTWKREPVPASVVGGEAVQLASNWVLVDGVLNLLDGGKLHPNVAAEVTQSVRELAQWLQKNPGKGVTATSRKEAAEMITAYLKDPRSVKLRAAPPVPPGAPI; the protein is encoded by the coding sequence ATGTTGGGCGCTGCGCCGGTGGCGCCGGCGCTGGCGCAATCCAACAATTCCGGCGGCGCGTCGGCGTCCGCCAAATCGGTTGCGGACGTCACGCGCGGCCTGCAATCGCAACCGGGCTTCATCGACGTCTGGCGCGACGCGGCCAAGGGCAGGGTGCTGCTGTCGGTGGCGTCGCTGGAGCAGCCATTCCTGCTACTGAGTTCCCTGCCATACGCACTGGGCTCGAATGATGTCGGCCTTGATCGGGGACAGGCCGGCGACATGCGCATGGTCCGTTTCGAAAAGCATGGCGCCAAGCTGTTTCTGGTGCAGGACAACACGGCCTACATCGCTGCGTCGGCGGACAAGGACGAACGGGCCGCCGTCAAGGAATCGTTCGCCAGCGCCGTGCTGTGGTCGGGCGAGATCCTCGCCAGCGACGGCGGCGCGCACCTGGTCGACTTCTCCAGCTTCCTGCTGGCCGACCGCCACGGCATCGCCGCCCGGCTGGCGGCTGCCAAACAAGGCGCCTATCAGGTCGATGCGGCGCGCAGCGCGGTGCTGGCCGAACAGGCCAAAGCCTTTCCCGACAATGTGGAACTCGAATCGCTGCTGACCTTCGCCGGACCTGGCCAGGCGGAATACGTGCGTCAAGTCGCCGCCGATCCCGTCAGCCTGTCGATGCGCCAGCGTATCAGCATGGTGCGCCTGCCGAAGATCGACGGCCAGGCTGGCTGGCGGCCGCGCAGCTATCATCCGTTCTCCGGCGGCTTCGACGTCAACTACTACGACTTCGCCACGCCGCTGGCCAGCAGCATCGACGTGCACTGGCAGGTGCGGCACCGGCTCGAAAAGACCGATCCGTCGGCGGCGGTCAGCACGGTCAAGAAACCGATCGTGTACTACGTCGACCGGGGCGCGCCGGAACCGGTGCGCAGCGCGCTGCTGCAGGGCGCCTCATGGTGGGCCAGCGCCTTCGAAAAGGCCGGCTTCAAGGATGCCTACCGGGTCGAGCTGCTGCCCGAAGGCGTCGACGCCATGGACATCCGCTACAACGTGATCCACTGGGTGCACCGCGCCACGCGCGGCTGGTCCTACGGGAACGCGCTGGCCGATCCGCGCACCGGCGAGATTATTCGCGGCGCCGTCACGCTCGGATCGCAGCGCGTGCGGCAGGACATCCTGATCGCCGAAAGCCTGCTCGCGCCTTACGGAAAAAACGCACCGGCGGACAAACACAAGCTGGCCGAGGAGATGGCATTGGCGCGCCTGCGCCAATTGTCGGCGCACGAAGTCGGTCATACACTGGGCTTCGCGCACAACTTCGCCGCCAGCCGCAGCGGCAATGGCAACGGCTCGGTGATGGACTATCCGCATCCGATCCTGAAACTCAACGCCCAGGGCGAAGTCGACCTGGCCGACGCGTATGGCGTGGGCGTCGGCCCGTGGGACGATTACATCGTCAAATACGTCTATGGAGATTTCGGCGGCGGCGCGCAGGAGCAGGCCGCGCTGGCCAAACTGCGGGGCGACGCCAAGGCCGCCGGCCTGTTGTACTCCAGCGATCAGGACGACCGCACGCCGGGCGCCAGCCACCCGGACGGCCTGCTGTGGGACTTCGGCCCGGATACGATCAAGACTTGGGATCAACTTGGCGCCGTGCGCCAGCGCGCGCTGCAGACCTTTTCGGTCGACGTGCTGCCGGATGCGCGCCAGATCGGCGAGCTCGAAGCGCGCCTGGTGCCGGTCTACCTGCTGCAACGCTACCAGGGCGAGGCTGTGGCGCGCCTGATCGGCGGTGGCGATTTCGACTACACCACCAGCGGCGACGTCAAAGCAGGCATCGGCAAGGCGGGTGTCAAGGTCACGCCGGCGAACGTACAGCGCCAGGCGTTGAACCGGCTCGCCGACAGCCTGCGCGCCGAATATCTGGCGCTGCCCGCCAACGTGCTCGATGTGCTGACGCCACCGGCGATGGGGCATGATCGTGGCCGCGAATACTTCGCCACCCGCATGGGTTCCGTGTTCGACGCCTTCTCGATCGCGGAGGCGGGCGCCGCGCAAACGGCTGGATTCCTGCTGGACCCCGGCCGCGTCAATCGTCTCTCATGGCAGCATGCGCGCGACGCGCAGCAGCCCGGCGTGCAGGAGGTGCTGTCGCTGCTGCTGCAAAAGACCTGGAAGCGCGAGCCTGTGCCGGCATCGGTGGTTGGCGGCGAGGCGGTGCAGCTTGCGTCCAACTGGGTGCTGGTCGACGGGGTACTCAATCTACTGGACGGTGGCAAGCTGCATCCGAATGTGGCGGCCGAAGTCACGCAATCGGTGCGCGAACTGGCGCAATGGCTGCAAAAGAATCCCGGCAAAGGCGTGACAGCCACTAGCCGAAAGGAAGCGGCCGAGATGATTACCGCCTACCTGAAGGACCCGCGCAGCGTCAAATTGCGCGCGGCGCCCCCGGTTCCGCCTGGCGCACCGATCTAG